From Macaca mulatta isolate MMU2019108-1 chromosome 3, T2T-MMU8v2.0, whole genome shotgun sequence, the proteins below share one genomic window:
- the LOC106997327 gene encoding uncharacterized protein LOC106997327 isoform X2: MCLSWSLQYPQHAVDKSSVHSLTGTRVGDWVLPIFQMRMLRPQVAHGARAHAQDGAVPPRPGDLTAPVTHRPDHSRAKQAETRPGACSQPRADDTDLEGPQAPPRACKRISAPSKLKLTSPGKPHRMCAPGAAELRGGVRCEVRFEVCRRSGSPPTLSPAPGAQSKAWWHLPVVPAAREAEATELAESLERLEAAVNHDRVIARQPG, from the exons ATGTGTCTGTCTTGGTCCCTGCAGTATCCTCAGCACGCAGTAGATAAGTCTTCAGTGCACA GCCTCACAGGAACCCGGGTGGGAGACTGGGttcttcccattttccagatgaggatgctgaggcCCCAAGTGGCACATGGAGCCAGAGCTCATGCCCAG GATGGCGCCGTCCCCCCACGCCCAGGGGACCTCACAGCGCCAGTGACCCACAGGCCAGATCATTCCAGAGCTAAACAGGCAGAGACCAGGCCTGGAGCCTGCAGCCAG CCCAGGGCCGACGACACAGACCTGGAAGGTCCCCAGGCCCCTCCCCGAGCCTGCAAGCGCATCTCTGCCCCATCGAAGCTCAAACTCACCTCTCCTGGGAAGCCTCACCGGATGTGCGCTCCGGGAGCTGCAGAGCTGAGGGGAGGAGTCCGCTGTGAAGTCCGCTTTGAAGTCTGCCGCAGGTCTGGGTCACCCCCGACCTTGTCTCCGGCTCCTGGGGCTCAGTCCAAG gcgtggtggcacctgcctgttgtgccagctgctcgggaggctgaggcgacgGAATTGGCAGAATCACTGGAGcgattggaggctgcagtgaaccatgatcgcgtcattgcacggcagcctgggtga
- the LOC106997327 gene encoding uncharacterized protein LOC106997327 isoform X1, whose product MNGALEFYWVEVYWMGQCCSWGWRNLKEQAGGPMRGHGTPTEGGKLLRRGWSSGRAWVELSRGEWGNGLWAETQGYKLGGAMSPVRGEQRSTAASVEPQVSQPFHPDGPLHLPPRTSAAPSLPGLTGTRVGDWVLPIFQMRMLRPQVAHGARAHAQDGAVPPRPGDLTAPVTHRPDHSRAKQAETRPGACSQPRADDTDLEGPQAPPRACKRISAPSKLKLTSPGKPHRMCAPGAAELRGGVRCEVRFEVCRRSGSPPTLSPAPGAQSKAWWHLPVVPAAREAEATELAESLERLEAAVNHDRVIARQPG is encoded by the exons ATGAATGGAGCCCTGGAGTTCTACTGGGTGGAGGTCTACTGGATGGGGCAGTGCTGCAGCTGGGGGTGGAGGAACCTGAAGGAGCAGGCTGGGGGGCCCATGAGGGGCCATGGGACACCCACGGAGGGTGGGAAGCTGCTTAGAAGAGGCTGGAGCTCAGGGAGGGCCTGGGTGGAACTGTCACGGGGCGAGTGGGGAAACGGGCTGTGGGCTGAGACCCAAGGCTATAAACTGGGAGGGGCCATGAGCCCCGTCCGTGGGGAGCAGCGATCCACAGCCGCCTCTGTGGAGCCCCAGGTGTCTCAGCCCTTCCACCCCGACGGGCCTCTCCATTTGCCACCTCGCACATCTGCAGCACCTTCTCTTCCAGGCCTCACAGGAACCCGGGTGGGAGACTGGGttcttcccattttccagatgaggatgctgaggcCCCAAGTGGCACATGGAGCCAGAGCTCATGCCCAG GATGGCGCCGTCCCCCCACGCCCAGGGGACCTCACAGCGCCAGTGACCCACAGGCCAGATCATTCCAGAGCTAAACAGGCAGAGACCAGGCCTGGAGCCTGCAGCCAG CCCAGGGCCGACGACACAGACCTGGAAGGTCCCCAGGCCCCTCCCCGAGCCTGCAAGCGCATCTCTGCCCCATCGAAGCTCAAACTCACCTCTCCTGGGAAGCCTCACCGGATGTGCGCTCCGGGAGCTGCAGAGCTGAGGGGAGGAGTCCGCTGTGAAGTCCGCTTTGAAGTCTGCCGCAGGTCTGGGTCACCCCCGACCTTGTCTCCGGCTCCTGGGGCTCAGTCCAAG gcgtggtggcacctgcctgttgtgccagctgctcgggaggctgaggcgacgGAATTGGCAGAATCACTGGAGcgattggaggctgcagtgaaccatgatcgcgtcattgcacggcagcctgggtga